Within Psychrobacter sp. AH5, the genomic segment AGGCTCAATAACAAAACTTATGAACTAAAATCACTAACTAACCGCTACCAGCGCTCACGGCGGACAAAGACTAGCCAAGAGATAAAAATACCTACTAATAAGCTTATCAATACCGTAAAAGCGCCGTATAAAAACAGCTGACCTTGGCTCTCATAAACTAAGACGTTGACCTGAGTTTGTAAGTCGTTGACCTGTCTTTGTAATTGCGCATTGCGACTAAGGAGCTGTTGATTGGCGGCAGATAGCGCTTTATCGGTCGGTTGTAGCTCTGCTGCTAGAGTAGGTTTGCCATCAGCATCTGTAGTCGCCGCTGGTTTTACCTTGTTCTTCGGCGTTGACGTGGCTGGTGTCGTTGCTATCTCTTCAGCCTCTGCTACATTAGGCTCAGAGGCAGGTATCGCTGAGGCGGCGTGGGCGCCAAAAGAGCCGATAATTAGACTTATAGACAATAGGCTAGCTAAAGCGTATCTAAGCGCTGGCAAAACGAGAGAGGAATAACTTTGACTCACTATGAGATAACCTTATCGCTAGGTAGTGTATGAATAAAAGCTCTGATATCTACATGGCTATACACGCCATCACGCAGATAAGGCTCAGCGTTTACCCAATTTTGCGCCGCCTCTAAAGAGTCAAAATCAGCGATAATCACGCTACCTGACATAGCTTCAAGACCGTGTTCGATAGGAGTGGGGCCAGCGACAACAAGACGATTTTCGCGCTCTAGTGCTTGCAAACGCTCAACATGCTCAGCGCGAGTTTGTTGCCGCTTAGCGCTACTATTAGCCACATCATGACCAATAATGACAAATAAGGACATTAGTTCTCCTCAAAAATAATAGTAATAACGGTTAATGAATATTAACATTAGCAGTTAAATAGCGTGTTTTTATACGAGTTAAGCTATTTGCTGGTTTTATCGGTGAGAGCAGGGTTGATATGGTTCTTTAATACCGCAAACTGCGCGATCACAAAGACTATCATAATAGGTACCCAGCCATAAGTTTTGAAATTAATCCAAGCTTCATCAGACATAGTAAAGGCCGTGATATAATGAAGAGTTCCCATTAATACAAAAAATAAAGCCCAAGCGATCGTCAGCTTTTTCCAACCCGCCATAGTTAGGGTAAAGACCTCTTTCATAGCCAGCTGCATCAACGGCTTATTAATAGCGGCGCTAACAAATAACGTTAGGGCAAAAATGCCATTGATAATAGGTGATTTCCAACGCAAATAAACGTCATCACGCAGCAATAAAGTGCCGCCGCAAAAGACGATCGTGAGTAATAAAACTACCCATTGCTGCTTGTCAAACTTACCTTTTTGGCGAATAAAATGAATAGCATAAACAAGCACAGTAGCAATAAGCAGAGCACCTGCCGCTGCCAAAATACCATTTTGTCTGGCTACTATAAAAAAAGCAATTAAGGGGATAAAGTCTAGTAAGGCTTTCATAACGAATGGGGTGTCCAACAAAAACGTAGAGCCTAGTTTACACCTCTACTGAGCTAAAAAAAAGCAATCAACGCTGTGATAGTCATATATAACAATGCTCTATGTCAATGAGCGCTCAAAACACGATAAAATGACTATCAGCTGTCATAAAGATTAAAAAAACTACCGAAACACGAGCTATCTATTGTTTTTTATTCACACTCAATTCTCATTTGCTAATACTGCTAAACCAACCTAAGGCCAATTTCATGAAAATAGATTTACACTGTCATAGCACTTGTTCTGACGGTACTTATGCTCCTACTGAGGTAGTGCAACGCGCTCATGCTGCAGGAATTGAGGTATTGGCACTGACCGATCATGATACTTTATTAGGCATTGATGAAGCTAGCATTGCCGCTAATGCTTGCGGTATGCAGCTCATTAACGGTGTTGAGATAAGCTGTGAGCATACCCTAAGTGGCGGTTATGGCAAGAATAAATCAACTAATAAAATCATCCATGTGTTGGGTTTAGACTTTAGCGATCGTCAGCAGATGCATGAGACCTTACAGCAATTGCAAGACAGCCGCGCCAGTCGTGGTCAGCGTATTACCGAAAAGCTTAGCGAGCTACTCGCTATTGATTACGATGAGCTATGGCAGCAAGTCTGCGTCAAAGCAGGTAACAATCCGCAAGCGGTAGGACGAGCGCACATCGGTCAAGTACTCTACGAGCGCGGAGAGGTCAAAACGGTGCAAAAAGCCTTTGATAAATATCTTGCAGATAACAAGCCAGCTTATGTCCCCATTGAAGCCTTGAGTATGGAGCGTGGTATTGAGCTTATTCAAGCTTGCGGCGGTAAAGCAGTGCTAGCTCATCCCACCCGTTATCATCTCTCAGCGACACGAGTTCGTAAATTGATCAGCGAATTTGCAGCGCTCGGCGGTGAGGCTTGTGAGCTGCCCGCTAATAGTGAGCCGCTAAGCACACGGCGTATGGTTGATCGTAGTATCGAAGAGCATCAGCTGGCCGCTTCTATTGGTAGCGACTTTCATGGTAGTAATATGCCTTGGCGTCGTTTGGGCGATGTACCCAAACTGGAGGCAAACCAGCGAGGTATTTGGCAGTCTTTTAAGCATACCTTATAAATAGCATCCAAAAGCCTAAGATAACAAATTAAGTTTTTAATGTACTTTTGTTTACTTCTAATTAGTCCATTGGTCGCAATGTTATTGTTAATACCAAGAATATTCTATAATATTAACTTAATATACATCACTCCATATGCGGCTGCGTATTAATGGCTATCTCGATACACCAATTAGGTTATAAGAAACTCTCTCAGGTTATATTTGAATGGCAGCTAGCAGATCGTACCTCCCTGCTAGCTTTATTTATCGTGATAGAAGTGGTTTCGCATTGGCTGTGGTTTTTATCTGTTTGGTGCTATCGGGGGGCGGCAGATAACTACGTCAATATGGCCTTGCTATATCCCATGTGGTTAGGCGTCACTGTTGCTGCATTTATTTTTTGGTGGATGGTTGGGCATTTAGTAAATATAAAAAATGATTATCAGCGACTGCTTCGATGGCAAATCATCTTGGTTATTCTCTATACCATTTATATTACTTCTATCATTGTAGTAGTAGGTTATAGTAGCCTAGTTGCAGGAGTGTCTTTAGTTGGCGGCGCTATGCTGGGTATGATGCTGATGAGGCGTCGTTACGTTTGGAGAGTGTTTTTATTACAAATACTACTCATTCTATTAGCTATCACTTCTCCTTATTTCGGTATTGATTTGCCTAATTTGCGCCAAATACCGGTTATCTCTCCTTTAGTTGATGTTTACGATGGTCTTACCTATAACGAGATTATGGTTATAGAAAACGCTATTGCCAGCTCGAGCTTTAGTAAAGAGAGCTTAGGCTGGAAGCATATTAGTGAGCTACAGCGCTCATCGACTTTTTTTTGGCGCTCAACTCATGTCTACTTAGCGATACCCAAAGCTATTTTTATGGTTTATACCTTTCAGCAACTGCTACTGATCTTAGATGACAGTAGAAAAGAGATATTACAGCATGCCAATCAAGACGAGCTCACCACTTTAGATAATCGCCGCTACGGACTAACTAAAATGCAGCAGACCTTGGCTGAAATCAAAGATACTGAAGATTATAGTGTGATGTTATTGGATTTAGATTCATTCAAACAAGTCAATGATAATTATGGTCATAAAGCGGGCGATCAGGTGTTACGAGAAGTCGCTCAAATTCTAATCGACTCATTATCGACTACGCAGGCCATTATTAGTCGCTATGGTGGTGAGGAGTTTTTGATTGTATTACCTAATAGCGCACATGATGAGGCCATGAAAATCGCAGAACACCTAAGACAAAGCGTTGGACAGTACCTTATTGAAACAGATGAAGGGGATCGTTTCAAAGTTACTACTAGTTTAGGCCTTTATACGCTAACCTCAGACGAGCTTATAGTGATTAAACAAAGGCATCATAGTTCAGCTGAAGTTAGTTCCTTTAGACCTAATAGATTTGGTTTCTTTAAATCGCGACAATTAAATTCAAATCATCCCAAAATAGTTTCTTCATCGCACTCACAGCAACAATTGCCCAAAGATATTTGCCAATATTTAATCAGTATCGCTGATAAAGCGCTTTATGAGGCGAAAGGTAGAGGCCGCAACCAAGTGATCAGTGCCAATGATTTATTGGCAGAAGAAAAACAGGATATAGTAAGCGTCAAATCGAGTTATGTGACTTAGAGCTTTACCTAATTACCTATAGTCAAGGACTCTAATGCTTAAGATTTAAAGTTACTGTAGCTTTAGATGTTTAATTAAACTTGCTAAAACGCTAGTTGCAAAGCTGCCAGTTGTCAGGGTAAAGCTTAATACTAGCGTACGTCCCGCAAGCCATTGCCAGCTCAAGTCTTCTACAGGCAAACGCAGCGCCCGTCTTTGCGCTTTGATATCCCGCTGCTCTAAGCCGCGCGCTAATTGAGCTAACAAAAAATCTTGCTGCACTACGTCATTTTCAAGCTCGGCGGCAGCTGCTGTTACTTTATCATTACTAGTACCCCACATTGCCGCTGTTGGGTGTATATCACCGCTAGCTAAGCGCTCGCGTAAGGTATCATCTATTTGCTCGCTGGCAAATATTGAGCCTGAGCCGTTTAGATTAAAAACCTCGCCATTTAACCCTGTATCCCAGCTACCATTTCGTACTCTTGCTGCCAATATTTTATTAAAGATCAAACTACGCGCTGCTGATAGCTCCATTGAGTTTTGTTCTCGGGGAGCACCTTTACGCTTAGGTTTCTTTTTAGCTGAGGTTGTATTAGCCATTGTATTAGCCGCGGGGTTTGCCAACCTGTTATCAGACTCTTTAGCAAATAACTTTAGCGCCTCTGTAATATTATTACCATTAAAACCAAAGCGCTGCGGACCAAAATAATTAGGTACCCCAGTTTTGCTAATCGTTGCTAGATGCTGCTCAACGAGAGCTTGATTATCGGCTAGCCCTGAATCATCGGTAAACACTAAATCTCGCAAAGTAATTACAAACTGATTGGCATCGTGAGTAGCGCGATTTAGTTTTTTATTATGCCAGTGCTGTGCAAGAATTCTGATAGTTTCCTGCTCTTTGATATCAACCGGTGCAAACTCAGTAGCAGGCAGTTGTTTTTTGGGAATACGTAGGCTGAACCACTGGGTAGTGAGCGCTTGCCTATCTTTTAGACCGGAGTAGCCGACATCACGCAAGGGAATATCTGCCCATTCTGATAGTAGTTTGGCTAAATAAGCGGTATTGATGCCTGATTTTTCAATATGCAGCCAAAGATGCTCGCCCTCATTAGTAAAGTCTAGCGGTAATCGCTCATTAACCACAAAGTCGGCTACTTGAGCTTTATAGGTAGCTTGCTCAATAGGCGGCGTCATAGGCTGCGGGAGAGTGGCAGTATTAGTCGCCGCTGCCAAATCAATAGTAGATTCAAAATTTTGTGGATTTATAACAGTCATAAAATAGTCATTAACTCGTTAAAAAAAGGTTGGGTAAATAGTCTAAGAGGTGAATAGCATTAGGTTTGAGTCAGTTTTTATAAATTGAATTTAAAAGACTTGAGATTAAGTATAAAAGTTACGTTTTGCAACGCGCTAGATATACAAAAAAACATCGTAGGCTTTGTAGGATTGTTACTATTGATTAGGCCTATTACTGCTACTTATTTATCAATATAGTAATAAAAGCTTAGCTTAATAATTATTAAACCTCAATAACAGGCCGTTCATTTATTCGGCAGCAATCGCCACCGTTAAGGATAACTTATGACTGACAATAAGATTCACACAATCACTATTAGCAAAGCCGACATCCCAGATGGTGGCATGAAATCTTTTAAACAACAAGATGATAGCATTTTGTTAATCACTCGTGATAATAACAGCTTTCGCGCTTTTGATGGTAAATGTCCTCACGCGGGTGCCGATTTAGGTGAGGGCTTACGCTGTGGTAATCGCATCGTCTGTCCTTGGCATCATGGTACCTTTGATAGTACTGATGGCCGGTTGTTAGAACCAGTAGCGACCAGCGGTTTGACCCAATATGAGCTAAGTGATGATGGCGATAATTTGACTATCAATACCGCTGCCAAAATAGATCATTCAATTGATAACGACAAATTAGCTCAGACGCACACTATGATCGTTGGGGGCGGGGCAGCAGGCTTTATGACAGCGCATCATTTGCGTCAAATAGGTTATGGCGGCAAGATTACTATTATTAGTAAAGATGATAAAGCGCCTTATAACCGTACTTTGTTATCGAAGATGTTTTTGGCCGGAAAGATGGATGAGAAGCATCTTATGCTAGGTGGTAACGACTGGGCGCAAAAACACAACATCGATCTGCGTCTCAATCAAGTCGTCAGTGAAGTACTGCCTAATGAGAGTAGTATTATCATAAAAGACGTTAATGGCAATAGCGAGACTCAAACCGCTGACTTCTTAGTAGTAGCAACGGGAGCCGAGCCAACCATACCGCCTATCAAAGGCGCTGAGCAATCGGGTGTCTATACCCTACGCACTATGGATGATGCCAAAGCTATCAAACAAGCGACTGACGGCAGAAAAGTGGTCATAGTAGGCACAGGCTTTATAGGAATGGAGGTGGCTTCTGCGCTAATACAGGCAGGCAAAGCGGCTTCTATCACCGTTGTCGGTAGAAGTAAGCGCGTCATGGCAAACATCGTCTCTGAGACAGTGAGCAATACCTTGATTAGCCTTCATGAAGATAAAGGCGTTACCTTTGCTTTTGGCGCTGGAGTCAGTGAGATCAACGGTACAGAGGATAACGTAAGCGGCGTGACGCTAAGCGATGGTACTCGCCTTGACGCCGACGTTGTCATCTTAGGAACAGGAGTCTCGCCACGTACAGAGCTCTTAGCTGAGGTCAATGATCCTGACGGCGTACAGGTCGATAAGCGCTTGCAACTACGAGACGGCGTCTATGCGCTTGGCGATATTGCCAAGGCTGAGGGTCAAATGGGTCGTCTGCGTATCGAGCATTGGCGCGTGGCACTGCAGCATGGCCTAGTAACTGCAGCTGCTATCTTAAATGAAGACAATGTCGTCTCCCTTGAACAGCGCGTACCGTTCTTTTGGACCATGCAGTACGGCAAAAGCCTACGCTATAGCGGTCATGCGGCAACTCCAGATAAAGGCATCTTATTTGGCTCGCCAGATCAGATGGACTATATCGAATACTACTTTGATGATGAAGGCGAGAATACACGGGCTACGGCGGCAAGCTCTCTTGGCCGCGACAAAGAGCTGATCGCCTTTGGTGAGTTGCTGCGCCGCGGAGTGGCTCCTACTAGAGCGCAGCTTAATGCTGGATTCGATATCATCGATCAGGCACATGCTCTATCACCGTAAAATAATTTACATAGACGAACCCTATTCTAATAATTATGATAAGGGCTGATCTAATTTTTTAGGTCAGCCTTTTTTATTTAAATTTTGACTGCAAAAATTGAGAAGATAATAATGACAAATAATGCTGATAGCGACAAAAATAAAAATATTTTTTTACGCCAAGCGACTACCGATGATATCAGCGCTTTAGAAACCCTATTAAATCGCTGCTATCGTCAAGCCGAAGGGTGGACCAATGAAGCCGATTTAGTCGCGGGTATTCGCACCACACAGATCGAACTTGCCAGCGTCATTGATAACCCTAAGCACTATGTTTTTGTTTATCCAAAAACTAAGACAGGAGAACGCGAGGGAGCTGAGACCGGCGAGCTATTAGGCTCTATAGCAGTTGAGCTAAAAACCCAGTCTGATAAAAGTAACGATGGCTATATCGGGATGTTTGCAGTGCATCCAGACTTGCAAGGAGCGGGAGTAGGTAATGTCATTTTGCAGGCTGCTGAGAGTTTTGCTAAGCGTCATTTGCTTAATAACAAATCCTTAGTTACTCAGCCTAGCCGTTTAACCATGAGTATCTTAAGTCATCGTCCTGAGCTACTCGCTTATTATCAGCGCCGCGGCTATCAACTGACCGGGCATAGCGAGCCGTTTCCAATCGATGGCAATAATGGCGATCCTAAGCGCGCAGGCTTAGAGCTGTTGGAGTTAGAAAAGCTTATAGCGGAATAAAAGTTATTATTGGTTTTTCTAGCATTTGGACAAGTTGTTCGTTTGGCTATCGTCACTAAAAATGAGAATACTATGACTACTAGTTCTATAGCTAATCAATCAAAACCTAACCCAGTGTTTTTGCGTCCGGCATTAGCATCAGATATCTCAAAGCTTGAAACTTTACTCAATCGTAGCTATCGTTTTGAAGGCTGGACCCATGAAACTGAATTAGTTGGCGGTATTCGCACCAATGTAGCCGAATTGACATCCGTAATTGAGGATAATCAGCAGTATTTATTTGTCTATCCGCAGACAGAGAATGGTCAAGCAACTGGTGAGATATTAGGCTGTATCAACGTAGCGATTGAAGATAATAGCGCTTATATTGGCTTGTTTGCAGTCAACCCTGACTTGCAAGGCAGTGGGGTTGGTAGTGCGCTGCTCGCAGAAGCAGAGGTCTTTATACAGCGCTATTTTTGTTATAACAATACAACTTTTGCACAATCGGCAGCTGAGAGCTCAGCAAATGAGAATTCGATTAAGATGCTAGTCTTAAAAGGCCGCGATAAAATGCTAGCTTATTATCAGCGTCGCGGTTATGTTTGTACGGGCAACACCCAGCCTTTTTTGGAAAATGATAGTAAGGGTGAGTCCAACAACGGCGATTTATACTTTATCGAGATAAAAAAAGCATTACCACTACCAAGCTGAGTGTTGAATAGTTAACGCACCCAAAAGTATTTAACCGTCATAAAGATACCAATGCTTAGTAAAACAAAGGCCACAATGATAAGACGTTTAAACCAAGTAAAGGCTGGCAGGCGAGTGGCGTTATCATCAGACATTAAATAAGCAAACAAGCACAGTAGACTGGCCGCTAATGTCATAATTCCTAAACCCACGGGTAAGATATAAAGATATACCTGCCATCCAATCATTTTGTGACCATCTTATAACGATTTATAGTGCTGCTATAATAGCAGTAACAACAGACTATTACCTGTATTTAAGTCACTACTAAATAATAGCAGCTAACGCATGGTCACAAACTCTTCTGAACCGGTCGGGTGAATAGCAACAGTATTATCAAAATCAGCTTTAGTAGCGCCCATCTTCACTGCTACCGCAAAGCCCTGAATCATCTCATCAACACCGTAACCGATGCCATGTAGGCCGATGATTTTTTCCTCCTCACCTAAGCACACCAGCTTCATTACGCACTTTTGGCGATGCTGAGTCACGGCGCTATACATCGAGGTAAAGGTCGAGGTGTAGCACTTAATGTTGTCTTTGCCATGTAGCGCCACCGCGTCAATCTCAGATAAACCAATAGTACCGATAGCGGGATGAGTAAATATAACCGTCGGTATCAAATCATAAACCAAATGCTCATTGGTCTTGTTGTTAAACAAGCGCTCAGACAGACGCCTACCAGCGGCGATGGCAACTGGTGTCAGATCAATACTATTTTCGATAATATCACCGACCGCGTAAATACCATCGACATTGGTATTTTGGAATTTATCGACTTTGATTTTGCCAAACTCGGTGGTTTCTACGCCCGTTACTTGTAGGTTGATGTTGTCAGTAGACGGCGCGCGGCCAATCGCCCAAATCAGACAATCAACCGTATCTAGCGTACCATCTTTGGTAAATAGCTCTAAGCTGCCATCTTCGTTTTTATTGACTTCAGTGAGCGTAGTGTTGGTGTGCAAATGAATACCGTCTTGCTCCATCTCTATGAGCAAGGTCTCAACGATAGTGTGATCAAACGAGCGTAGCGGCGAATGCTGACGCACGTATAGATGCACCTCAGCGCCTAAGCTGTTGAGCACGCCTGCGATTTCAACAGCAATATAGCCTGCGCCTGCGATAGCGACGCGTTTGGGCAAATGAGTCAATTCAAAGAAGCCATCAGAATCGATACCGTGCTCTGCGCCTGGAATATCAGGGAAAATAGGATGACCGCCCGTCGCAATCAAAATATGGTCAGCAGTGATTTGCTCGCCATTGACCTCAACCGTATTGGTATCGACGAATTTAGCAAAGCCTTTAATCACTTCCACGCCGTTTTTAGCTAAGTTATTGTCGTAAGCGCGATGGATATTCTCGATGTACTGCTGACGGCTTTGAATGAGTTTTTGAAAATCGAAATTCTTTAACTCAACCTCGAATCCGTAGTCTGGCGCGTACTTCTCAATCGCCTCGGCGACTTGCGCGCCGTACCACATCACCTTTTTGGGTACGCAGCCCCAATTGACGCAAGTGCCGCCTAATTCCTCCGCTTCGATAATCGCGCACTTTTTGCCATAGCTTGCTGCACGGTTAATGGAGGCAATACCGCCGCTACCGCCGCCAATAGAAATATAATCGTAATGCTTTGTCATTGTTATGTCTCTTCATTAAGTTTCGGTACAGTTTTGAACTCTATTGTAATGGGTATGGATAATCCATCTTACAAGTTTTTTATCATAAGGGTGTGCCAGCTAGCATCAGTTTATAAAAGTATTTAAACAAAAATAGCCTAACACATAATAATCTCATTTAAACCCACTTAAACCTGCCTAGACTATGGCACGCCGTCTATAAAATAACAGCCCAGGAATGGACAAGCCGAGTACCAACCCTGAAGTCACAAACAAGGCTTCGAATAAATACACCATCATTTGGCTAAATAACTCGTCTGAAAAGCCAAAGTAACCAATCTGCACCATACTGACCATCGCCTTATAAGCGGCGATACCTGGCATCATACAGATGACGCTGGGTGAGATTAAGGCTTTGGGCGGTAAGGTATATTTCTTAGAAAAATACACGCCCAAAAAGCTGGCAAGCATCGCCCCAAAAAAGCTGGCCACCGCCAGATGAATGTGCTGATAGACAAGGGCGGTTTTTAGTCCGAAGCCAAACGCCGTCATCAGCAGACACGGCAAAATATAGCGTTTGGGTACGCTAAACATTAGCGTCCAGCCAAGGGTGATAATACAAGACAGTACGACGGTCTCAATAAACCACATATCAAAACCCCCAGTGCTGTATTTGCAGTAAAACTAGCGCCATCACGATGCCCACACAGGCGGATAAGGTCAGCATATAAGTAAAAACCGCACGTCCAATACCGATATTGACATAGCCCTTTAAGATATCTGAGAAAGAGTTAATCAAAGGAAAGCTGGGTACCAGTAGCAGCACGCTAGAGGCCACCGCAATATCGGCATTATTACCAATATCAAAATAATACGTCGTCGCGCCAATGAGCGAGGCAATAAAAGCCGTCACAATGACGGTGATAAAAGGGTTAAAGTGATGCTTGGATAAATAGATACGAGTAAACATCGCCACCATACCCGCGATAAAGGTTACGGCGGTAATCGACCAACTGCCGCCATTTAAATAAGCAAACGCGGCACAAGATGCGCCCACAAATATGCCCACTAGCCATGTCGGATATACCGTTTTATCCAACTCATCAAACGCAAGGGTTGTGCGGTCAATCAAATCATTATTATTGATAGTGGCTTCGGTTTTATTGATGATTTGCTGGATTTGCACCAATAAATTGACATTGATACTCTGATTGATCGTGTCTCTTGTGGTGGTAATGCAGCGCTCATCGCAGATGGTAGTCAGGGTAATGGCGTTAAAATTCAGCGAACACTCGACGCTACTCATTCCCAATGCAAACCCCAAACGCTTCGATAAGTCCACCACCACGGCAGACTCAGCGCCATACTGCATAAGCAGTAAGCCGCAGCGTACGCATAATCGAGTAATGCGCTGTTGCTGTACGTAGCTGATAGAGGTCATTGAAGGAATATGCATATTGGCTGAGATATCGATATGGATAGAGGTAAAGATAGCATAACTTGCTGTGCTTATTTGCTACTATTATAAAGCGTAAACCACTGTCACAAGGAGAATAAAATGCATATCGTCATTCTAACTTTGACCTTTTCTTTACCTGGCTGTAGCTCACTTAAAGAAAAGCGCCAACGTATGGGCGGCCTGCACGCACGTTTTGGCAATACGCCAAGCGTCGCCGTCTGTGAGAGCGGTGAGCGCGATCGCCATGATGCTAGCGAATGGACATTCGTCATAGTCGGACTCTATAAACGGGACATCGAGTCGCAATGCAGTCAGATCGAAGAAAAAATAGAACGCACGGTAGATGCGCGGGTGATTAATGTGGAGCGGGAGTTTGTTTAGGAAGTAGATTTATATTTGTAAGTATAGATAACTGCTACGATAGGGACTAGGCTACGTCTCAAGTCAGCTATTTTTATTGAACTTGAGTTAATTAGAATGTTTATGTCGAAGTACTAGACTCAACCATCTAT encodes:
- a CDS encoding PHP domain-containing protein — translated: MKIDLHCHSTCSDGTYAPTEVVQRAHAAGIEVLALTDHDTLLGIDEASIAANACGMQLINGVEISCEHTLSGGYGKNKSTNKIIHVLGLDFSDRQQMHETLQQLQDSRASRGQRITEKLSELLAIDYDELWQQVCVKAGNNPQAVGRAHIGQVLYERGEVKTVQKAFDKYLADNKPAYVPIEALSMERGIELIQACGGKAVLAHPTRYHLSATRVRKLISEFAALGGEACELPANSEPLSTRRMVDRSIEEHQLAASIGSDFHGSNMPWRRLGDVPKLEANQRGIWQSFKHTL
- a CDS encoding YciI family protein; amino-acid sequence: MSLFVIIGHDVANSSAKRQQTRAEHVERLQALERENRLVVAGPTPIEHGLEAMSGSVIIADFDSLEAAQNWVNAEPYLRDGVYSHVDIRAFIHTLPSDKVIS
- a CDS encoding septation protein IspZ, which codes for MKALLDFIPLIAFFIVARQNGILAAAGALLIATVLVYAIHFIRQKGKFDKQQWVVLLLTIVFCGGTLLLRDDVYLRWKSPIINGIFALTLFVSAAINKPLMQLAMKEVFTLTMAGWKKLTIAWALFFVLMGTLHYITAFTMSDEAWINFKTYGWVPIMIVFVIAQFAVLKNHINPALTDKTSK
- a CDS encoding FAD-dependent oxidoreductase, with the protein product MTDNKIHTITISKADIPDGGMKSFKQQDDSILLITRDNNSFRAFDGKCPHAGADLGEGLRCGNRIVCPWHHGTFDSTDGRLLEPVATSGLTQYELSDDGDNLTINTAAKIDHSIDNDKLAQTHTMIVGGGAAGFMTAHHLRQIGYGGKITIISKDDKAPYNRTLLSKMFLAGKMDEKHLMLGGNDWAQKHNIDLRLNQVVSEVLPNESSIIIKDVNGNSETQTADFLVVATGAEPTIPPIKGAEQSGVYTLRTMDDAKAIKQATDGRKVVIVGTGFIGMEVASALIQAGKAASITVVGRSKRVMANIVSETVSNTLISLHEDKGVTFAFGAGVSEINGTEDNVSGVTLSDGTRLDADVVILGTGVSPRTELLAEVNDPDGVQVDKRLQLRDGVYALGDIAKAEGQMGRLRIEHWRVALQHGLVTAAAILNEDNVVSLEQRVPFFWTMQYGKSLRYSGHAATPDKGILFGSPDQMDYIEYYFDDEGENTRATAASSLGRDKELIAFGELLRRGVAPTRAQLNAGFDIIDQAHALSP
- the gorA gene encoding glutathione-disulfide reductase; its protein translation is MTKHYDYISIGGGSGGIASINRAASYGKKCAIIEAEELGGTCVNWGCVPKKVMWYGAQVAEAIEKYAPDYGFEVELKNFDFQKLIQSRQQYIENIHRAYDNNLAKNGVEVIKGFAKFVDTNTVEVNGEQITADHILIATGGHPIFPDIPGAEHGIDSDGFFELTHLPKRVAIAGAGYIAVEIAGVLNSLGAEVHLYVRQHSPLRSFDHTIVETLLIEMEQDGIHLHTNTTLTEVNKNEDGSLELFTKDGTLDTVDCLIWAIGRAPSTDNINLQVTGVETTEFGKIKVDKFQNTNVDGIYAVGDIIENSIDLTPVAIAAGRRLSERLFNNKTNEHLVYDLIPTVIFTHPAIGTIGLSEIDAVALHGKDNIKCYTSTFTSMYSAVTQHRQKCVMKLVCLGEEEKIIGLHGIGYGVDEMIQGFAVAVKMGATKADFDNTVAIHPTGSEEFVTMR
- a CDS encoding GGDEF domain-containing protein translates to MAISIHQLGYKKLSQVIFEWQLADRTSLLALFIVIEVVSHWLWFLSVWCYRGAADNYVNMALLYPMWLGVTVAAFIFWWMVGHLVNIKNDYQRLLRWQIILVILYTIYITSIIVVVGYSSLVAGVSLVGGAMLGMMLMRRRYVWRVFLLQILLILLAITSPYFGIDLPNLRQIPVISPLVDVYDGLTYNEIMVIENAIASSSFSKESLGWKHISELQRSSTFFWRSTHVYLAIPKAIFMVYTFQQLLLILDDSRKEILQHANQDELTTLDNRRYGLTKMQQTLAEIKDTEDYSVMLLDLDSFKQVNDNYGHKAGDQVLREVAQILIDSLSTTQAIISRYGGEEFLIVLPNSAHDEAMKIAEHLRQSVGQYLIETDEGDRFKVTTSLGLYTLTSDELIVIKQRHHSSAEVSSFRPNRFGFFKSRQLNSNHPKIVSSSHSQQQLPKDICQYLISIADKALYEAKGRGRNQVISANDLLAEEKQDIVSVKSSYVT
- a CDS encoding GNAT family N-acetyltransferase, whose product is MTTSSIANQSKPNPVFLRPALASDISKLETLLNRSYRFEGWTHETELVGGIRTNVAELTSVIEDNQQYLFVYPQTENGQATGEILGCINVAIEDNSAYIGLFAVNPDLQGSGVGSALLAEAEVFIQRYFCYNNTTFAQSAAESSANENSIKMLVLKGRDKMLAYYQRRGYVCTGNTQPFLENDSKGESNNGDLYFIEIKKALPLPS
- a CDS encoding threonine/serine exporter family protein, whose translation is MWFIETVVLSCIITLGWTLMFSVPKRYILPCLLMTAFGFGLKTALVYQHIHLAVASFFGAMLASFLGVYFSKKYTLPPKALISPSVICMMPGIAAYKAMVSMVQIGYFGFSDELFSQMMVYLFEALFVTSGLVLGLSIPGLLFYRRRAIV
- the truD gene encoding tRNA pseudouridine(13) synthase TruD, with translation MTVINPQNFESTIDLAAATNTATLPQPMTPPIEQATYKAQVADFVVNERLPLDFTNEGEHLWLHIEKSGINTAYLAKLLSEWADIPLRDVGYSGLKDRQALTTQWFSLRIPKKQLPATEFAPVDIKEQETIRILAQHWHNKKLNRATHDANQFVITLRDLVFTDDSGLADNQALVEQHLATISKTGVPNYFGPQRFGFNGNNITEALKLFAKESDNRLANPAANTMANTTSAKKKPKRKGAPREQNSMELSAARSLIFNKILAARVRNGSWDTGLNGEVFNLNGSGSIFASEQIDDTLRERLASGDIHPTAAMWGTSNDKVTAAAAELENDVVQQDFLLAQLARGLEQRDIKAQRRALRLPVEDLSWQWLAGRTLVLSFTLTTGSFATSVLASLIKHLKLQ
- a CDS encoding GNAT family N-acetyltransferase; its protein translation is MTNNADSDKNKNIFLRQATTDDISALETLLNRCYRQAEGWTNEADLVAGIRTTQIELASVIDNPKHYVFVYPKTKTGEREGAETGELLGSIAVELKTQSDKSNDGYIGMFAVHPDLQGAGVGNVILQAAESFAKRHLLNNKSLVTQPSRLTMSILSHRPELLAYYQRRGYQLTGHSEPFPIDGNNGDPKRAGLELLELEKLIAE